The DNA sequence CACGGAAAATCCACACTAGTGGGACACCTGCTCCTGCAGGCCGGAGCAATCGCCGAGCAGCAGTTAGCTGAAGGTGAGGACAAGTTCAGGTTTGTCATGGACAGGCTCTCCGAGGAAAGGGAAAGGGGAGTTACAATCGACCTTGCACACGCCAAATTCGAAACAGACAAGTACGAGTTCACAATCGTGGACTGCCCTGGACACCGTGACTTCGTTAAAAACATGATCACAGGTGCGTCCCAGGCAGACGCAGCAGTCCTTGTTGTCGCAGTTGACGACGGTGTAATGCCTCAGACCAAGGAACACGTGTTCCTATCAAGGACACTTGGTATAAACCAGCTCATAGTCGCAATCAACAAGATGGACCTCGTCAACTACGACGAAGAGAAATTCAACGCCCTCAAGGATGAGGTTGCAGCCCTCATCAAAACCGTGGGTTACAAGCCAAGCGACGTTGAATTCATCCCACTCTCCGCCTTTGAAGGGGACAACATAACATCAAAGAGCGAAAACACCCCATGGTACAAGGGTAAAACACTCGTTGAAGCCCTCGACGACCTTGAAGCACCTGAAAAACCTGTGGACCTTCCACTGAGGATACCTATACAGGACGTCTACTCCATCACAGGTGTCGGTACAGTTCCAGTGGGACGTGTCGAGACCGGTGTCCTCAAGAAGGGTGAAAACGTCATATTCGAACCAGCAGGTGTAAGTGGAGAGGTTAAATCAATCGAAATGCACCACGAAATGATCGAACAGGCAGAACCCGGTGACAACATAGGTTTCAACGTCAGGGGTGTCGGTAAAAACGACATCAGAAGGGGAGACGTTGCAGGACACCTTGACAACCCACCAAAGGTTGCCAAGGAGTTCACAGCACAGATCGTTGTTCTCCAGCACCCTGGTGTCATAACAGTGGGTTACACACCTGTATTCCACTGCCACACAGCACAGGTTGCCTGTACCTTCCTTGAACTGGTGCAGAAAATGAACCCTGCCACAGGTCAGGTGGAAGAGGAAAACCCTGACTTCCTGAAAACAGGTAACGCTGCTGTTGTGAAGGTCAAACCAACCAAGCCACTGGTCATCGAGAAGATAAAGGACATCCCACACATGGGAAGATTCGCCATAAGGGACATGGGACAGACAGTGGCTGCTGGAATGTGCATAGACCTCGTACCAGCAAAATAAACCCACCTCTTCCCTTTTTTACAGGAGGATTTAAATGCACAAAGCAAGGATTAAACTGACAGGGACAGACCCTGAAAAACTGGCATACGTCTGTGACCAGCTCAAGAAGATTGCTGAAAGGACAGGCGTGGACATGTCAGGCCCAATCCCCCTCCCAACAAAGAGGCTCGTGGTTCCAACAAGGAAATCCCCGGATGGTGAGGGAACCGCTACCTGGGAGAAATGGGAGATGAGGATCCACAAGAGGCTTGTGGGTATAGAGGCCGATGAAAGGGCCATGCGTCAGGTCATGAAGGTCAATGTGCCTGACAATGTCAGCATTGAAATTGAACTCAAAAGTTAACTGGGGTGTAAACCCCTCTAACTAAATTCACCACCAAAAACTATATAAATAAGAGTTTATCAATCTCTTTTATCTGATACTGCCGGGATAGCCTAGCCAGGTAAGGCGCGGGACTTGAGATCCCGTGGAGATTCTCTCCGCCTGGGTTCAAATCCCAGTCCCGGCGCTTAAAAAAACTTTTTTCTGAACTGAAATCTAACTGTTCTGCCGGGATAGCCTAGCCAGGTAAGGCGCAAGACTGGAAATCTTGTGGAGCTTTGCTCCTCCTGGGTTCAAATCCCAGTCCCGGCGTGAAAATAGGAGGAAGTGACCGCCTTCTGGTGGCGGTCAGACCCTTAAAAAAAATAATCAGGTGTTTTCTTCTGAATCCCCTTTTCCTATCTCTGGAACCTTTAAAATGAGGGGTTCCTCTTCCATTGCACCGGAGTCATGAACCACACATTCCTGGATCCTTGCAGCTATTGAATCTGGATCCTCAACATCAACCATGTCCACCAGTTCAACCTGTCTCCGGAACCTCTCTATGGCCTCCTCCGGCATGTTCTCAATGTAGGGTATTGCACCGGTTGCACCGATGATCCTCCCTGTTTCCAGGTCTACACCATTGCTGTGGAGGGCCTTCATGGTCTGCCCTGTGATGTGCCCCATTACCTCTGCACCGCATACAACAAGGAAGCGCAGGTTGGGGTTTGCAATAACGTTCCCAACAACCTTCTCTATCCCAAGGTTCTCTGTGTGAAGTGGACCTGAAATTGCAGCACCCGCCTTCACGGGTTCATCTTCCATGTGTGACCCGAGGGTGACAACCGCAACCGGGCTTTCTTCATCACCAACCACATAGTCCCCAACTATGTGTGGCCAGTCTTCAGGTACGGGTTTCTTTTCAACCATAAGAAACACCTCTTTAACCGTCAGTTAATTTTTAACTTTCGGTTAAAATTTAACTTGTAGTTAATGACATATAAATCTTCCGGTGCAAAATGTTTTAAAATACCGGAACAGATATTCATAGAGATACTGAATGGTGAATCCACATGGCCCCATCAAGACGCGAACGTGAACGTGAACGGAGACGTGAACAGATAATAAGGGCGGCAGAGAAGGCATTCTTTGCACGGGGATACGACAGAGTGACCATGGATGAGATAGCCGAGGAGGCAGAGGTCAACAAGGCCCTCCTCTACTACTACTTCAAAAACAAGGAATCCCTCTTCTTCGCAGTGAACCTCTACGGTGTCCGCATACTCCACAGCATGTACAGAAGGTGCCTGGAGCTTGACACGGATGGATACGGTAAGGTCAGGGCCATGGTGGAGGCCCTCTACAGCTTCTCAAAGGAACACCCCGACTACTTCAGGATATACTGCTACAGTGGCACCGAGAGGTTCGAGCTGAGTGAAAGTGAGGATGCGCGGGAGATAGTGGACCTCCGTACCGGAATGTGGAGGCTCATGGTTGAGGCCATAATGGAGGGCATGAATGACGGAAGCATCCGCAGCGACCTCGACCCTGTGGAGCTATCCATATACATCCATACACTGGCCATAAACGCCCTGAACCTTGATTTCACATCCAGGATGGTCCTGGAGGCCAGGAATATCAGCAGGGACAGGTTCTGGGAGGACCTTGAGGTTTTCCTTGAATCCGCCCTCAGGCCCTAATAAAATAACATCTAAACTCTTTCTCAACAGCACCACATAACTATATAAGTTTTTAGATACATAAGGGTATTAAAAGTTAAAGAGAGGAACTGATGAAATGGATAATGACGATAACTTTGTGATAATAAACAACAGCAGAAAAGATAAAAAGAGTCTTGGGCTCCTTGTTGATGGTCCAAACATGCTCAGAAAGGAATTCTGTTCAGATCTTGAATTTGTAAAGAACCTCCTCTTTGACAGGGGAAACCTCAAGGTAGGAAAGGTGCTGCTGAACCAGTACGCCTCAGATAAGCTGATAGAGGCCGTTGTGAACCAGGGCTTCTCACCCATGATAGTTGCGGGTGATGTGGATGTTCAGCTCGCAGTTGAAGCCTTTGAACTCATACACAACCCCAACATCGATGTGGTTGCAATTATGACAAGGAACGCTGACTTCCTCCCCCTCATAAACATAGCCAAGGAGAACGGGAAGGAGACCCTGGTCATAGGTGCAGAGCCAGGTTTCAGTATAGCACTCCAGAACTCAGCAGACGACTCAATAATCCTTGGAAGCGAAGGGGTGTAGAGGTGTACCGGCGAATACTGATACCCACAGACGGCTCAGGGGACGCCAGGAAGGCAACCCGGCACGCATTCCACATAGCAGGGATGAGCGGGGCAGACATACTGGCCATAAGTGTAGTTGACACGTCCTACAGGAAAATCTGGGACGAGGATATCAGCAGACGCCTTGAGGAGATACTGAAAAAACAGGCAGAGAAGGCAATATCCATCCTCAAGGAGGAATTCAGCTCTCAACAGGAGCTGGGCCACATGACAGAAACCCGCCTTGATACGGTTATACTTGAGGGTAACCCCGCAGAGGTGATCCTCGAGGTCATGGAGGACGAGGACGTGGACCTCGTTGTAATGGGCAGCTCAGGCAAACACGGCCTTGACCGCATAATATCCGGAAGCATAACAAGGAAGGTTCTTAAATCAGCCACAAAGCCCATGATGGTCGTTGGTTAACGGTGATTGTAATGATAGGTAAAAGGACACTGGATGATGAGAAACTTGCTGTGATAACCTTTACAGGGCCCTTCAGTAAAACACTGGAGGTCCTTGAAGAGGTTTCAGACTTTGTATCATCAAATGATAAACTTGAGGCCGACGGTGACCCCACAGTGATCTTCTACACAGCACCCCTCAAGGACGAGGGAAGATACGATGTGGGTATACCTGTAAAGGGCGAATCTGAGGGTGACGGGAAGGTGAGGATAGTCACAATCCCGGGCCATACTGTGATATTTACAGAATACTCAGAAGCCCGTGAGGAGGCCTACAGAAAGCTCATAAAATACGTTGAGGAGAACAGGCTGGACGTAATAGGTGCGCCAAGGGAGATCCTCCATGGGGATGTGAGGGAGATCCAGTTCCCTGTGGTCCTCTAAATGTACTCATAAAATTGAGAACAGCCTACTGGAATCCACTGATTTTTCTCCCTTACCCCTCTTTACATGAAAAAGGTAACATTTCTCCTCTCTTTTCAAGAACTGCAGCCAGCGGTCAGCTCACCGGTTCTCCTCGACTATATCCCTGAATGAGTCAACCACGTACTGCACCTGCTCCTCTGTCATGCCATAGATGCTGCACTTGAACCACTTTGTCTGGCCCCTCCTTATTCCAACTATACCCCTCTTCTTAAGTTCCTCATAGAGGAAAAAGCCCTTCCTTGGATGTGAAGCCGCTATCTCATGGAAAACAGGGGTTTCAAACCTCACGAGGTCATGTTCCTTGGGTCTCACACCCAGCTGCTCTATACCCCCGATATCCTCAAGTTCAGAGACAAGGTAGCGTGTCTTCTTAACCTCCCCGTCCCAGCGTGAAACCCTCTCCCTCACATAGGGCAGAGAGGCCATGAGGGTTGCCAGTGGCGCTCCACGTGATGTGCAGCCCAGGAGTTCAAGCTCCTTCTTCTCATGCCTCCCTGACCTCCTGAGCACAGTGTCCTCCCACTCAGATTTCATCCCCAGCACACCTATAGGCCCGGAGGCCGCCATGCTCTTGTGACCGCTCCCAACAACGAAGTCAACCCCAAGTTCCCTGAGGTTAACCGGGAGCCTTCCCATGGAGTAGGCGCAGTTCAGGAGTAATGGGACCCCCAGCTTCCTGCAGACGTCCGCCACGCCACGTGCATCTGTCAGGTTCCCGTAGTTACCATCGACATGGGTCAGCACAGCAAGTTTAACCTCAACCCTGTCGATGGTCTCCTCAAGGACCTCCCTGTAGGCTTCGGGTGTTACCTCATAGCTGGGGTGTCCGGTTGATGGCACCTCAACGATTTCAAGGCCGTTCCTCTCAGCTGCAAGGTGTGTTGTGTAGTGGGCATTTCCATCAACAACAACGGTGTCACCCCTCTCACAGAGTGCATGCATCACCGCAAATTTACCCTCCCTTGCACCATGAACCGTCCTCACCGCATCGGAGCCTGTGAAGTCTGCAAGGTCATCAAGGAAGCAGTTTATCGCGGGCCTTGTGACCTGGTCCAGCCTCCCATCACAGTAGTCACAGACACTGTAACCATCCCCGAATTCATGGAGGGCCTTCCTTGCAGCGGCGGGGAGAACACCGCCACGCTGGAGGGGGTTGAGGTTGAGGTTATCCCTTTCAAGTTTTCTTGTAAGACCATAATCAGCGCATTCCATGATAATCACCAAGTAAGTCAATTATCCTGAGGTAAACCCTGTCCCGTTTTTCAGGATCAACAACAAATACCCTTATGTCCTCCCTCTTTTTTATACTTTGAAGGGTTTTCCTGTGTACCGCTGCAATGAGGAGGACGTCAGAGCTGAGGACCTCGTCTACCGTCCTCCTGAATTCCCGGCTCTTAAGCTCCATGGGGCCGATTTCGTCTATGATTATGCAGTCATCCTCCAGCATGGCCCTCCGGATTGCAGGGACAGCCAGTTCATCCATGACCCCCACATTTACACCGTACCTTCCAATACGGGGGCCCTCTGTTTCAACTGACGCAAGGAGGCCCCTCCTGCCCGATGCTATGTCAACGACCTCAAATCCCCACCTTGAACCACCCACCCTCACCTCAGGTGTTATGATCCCCCCAACCGAAAAGCCCATGCCCTCAAGGTAATCCCTCAGCCTTCCAACCATGGTGCTCTTCCCGCTGCCGGGTCTCCCGGTGATCAGTATCTTCATCAGATTCCCCCTAGATAAGGTTTTCAAGGCCTTCACTCAGGGCCCATCTTCTGGCCTCCTCCAGCTCCTCAATGTAGAGGGGACGGTTGATCTCAGGGTAAGCTGAAGCCCTGTAGAGGGGCCGGTACTGGCCCATTATGTTCATTACAGTGTCTGTTCCCAGGTTCTCTGCGACCCATGATATGATGGGCTTCGTGCAGCACTCCAGGTGCCCTGGAAGCACCAGGTGCCTTATTATCATATCCTCACCTGCTATCATGAGGTGGTTCCTGGATACAACCTCAAAGTAGTTACCGGCACCTGCCAGTCTCTCTGCACATTCACTGTTGCCGAACTTGAAGTCCGTGAGGTAGAGGTCTGCAGCACCCATTATGAGCCTGAGGGATTCCCTGGTCATGTACATGTTACTGTTCCATACGACAGGCACACTGATGGAAACCCTGGATAGAACCCTCAGGATATATGGGAGTGCTGGTGTCGGGTCTCCGCCCACGAAGTTGACGTTTGCTGCCCCCATGCGCCTCCTCTCCTCTATGAGCGCTGCAAGTTCATCCACCTCAATGTGTCTGCCTGCAGAGGGGTTCTGGGATATGTCCCAGTTCTGACAGAAGACACACCTCAGGGTGCAGCCAGAGAAGAATATGGTATGGCTGGGTACAAGGGGGGCCTCCTCCCCGTAGTGCAGGAACTCCGAGGCCACCCGTGGCTCCATGACACCGCAGTGTCCCTGCTCCCTGTGGCGGTTAACCCCGCACCTCCAGGGGCACAGTGAACACTCCCCCAGGATCCTTTCAGCGATTTCGATTTTAAGATCAAGGAAGGACCTTTCACATGCTCCTGAACACTCTATGCCCTTCTCTATCCTTTCATGTTCCCTCCAGAGTTCAGACATCCCTGAGGTTTCATGGAAGGATGCCGGTGTCCTGGCGGCCACCATGAAACTGGCATCCGTCCTACCATCCCTCACAGAGAGGTA is a window from the Methanothermobacter thermautotrophicus str. Delta H genome containing:
- the tuf gene encoding translation elongation factor EF-1 subunit alpha: MAKEKEHMNLAFIGHVDHGKSTLVGHLLLQAGAIAEQQLAEGEDKFRFVMDRLSEERERGVTIDLAHAKFETDKYEFTIVDCPGHRDFVKNMITGASQADAAVLVVAVDDGVMPQTKEHVFLSRTLGINQLIVAINKMDLVNYDEEKFNALKDEVAALIKTVGYKPSDVEFIPLSAFEGDNITSKSENTPWYKGKTLVEALDDLEAPEKPVDLPLRIPIQDVYSITGVGTVPVGRVETGVLKKGENVIFEPAGVSGEVKSIEMHHEMIEQAEPGDNIGFNVRGVGKNDIRRGDVAGHLDNPPKVAKEFTAQIVVLQHPGVITVGYTPVFHCHTAQVACTFLELVQKMNPATGQVEEENPDFLKTGNAAVVKVKPTKPLVIEKIKDIPHMGRFAIRDMGQTVAAGMCIDLVPAK
- the rpsJ gene encoding 30S ribosomal protein S10; translation: MHKARIKLTGTDPEKLAYVCDQLKKIAERTGVDMSGPIPLPTKRLVVPTRKSPDGEGTATWEKWEMRIHKRLVGIEADERAMRQVMKVNVPDNVSIEIELKS
- the mtrA gene encoding tetrahydromethanopterin S-methyltransferase subunit A produces the protein MVEKKPVPEDWPHIVGDYVVGDEESPVAVVTLGSHMEDEPVKAGAAISGPLHTENLGIEKVVGNVIANPNLRFLVVCGAEVMGHITGQTMKALHSNGVDLETGRIIGATGAIPYIENMPEEAIERFRRQVELVDMVDVEDPDSIAARIQECVVHDSGAMEEEPLILKVPEIGKGDSEENT
- a CDS encoding TetR/AcrR family transcriptional regulator; this encodes MAPSRRERERERRREQIIRAAEKAFFARGYDRVTMDEIAEEAEVNKALLYYYFKNKESLFFAVNLYGVRILHSMYRRCLELDTDGYGKVRAMVEALYSFSKEHPDYFRIYCYSGTERFELSESEDAREIVDLRTGMWRLMVEAIMEGMNDGSIRSDLDPVELSIYIHTLAINALNLDFTSRMVLEARNISRDRFWEDLEVFLESALRP
- a CDS encoding TIGR00288 family NYN domain-containing protein gives rise to the protein MDNDDNFVIINNSRKDKKSLGLLVDGPNMLRKEFCSDLEFVKNLLFDRGNLKVGKVLLNQYASDKLIEAVVNQGFSPMIVAGDVDVQLAVEAFELIHNPNIDVVAIMTRNADFLPLINIAKENGKETLVIGAEPGFSIALQNSADDSIILGSEGV
- a CDS encoding universal stress protein — protein: MYRRILIPTDGSGDARKATRHAFHIAGMSGADILAISVVDTSYRKIWDEDISRRLEEILKKQAEKAISILKEEFSSQQELGHMTETRLDTVILEGNPAEVILEVMEDEDVDLVVMGSSGKHGLDRIISGSITRKVLKSATKPMMVVG
- a CDS encoding transcriptional regulator, whose protein sequence is MIGKRTLDDEKLAVITFTGPFSKTLEVLEEVSDFVSSNDKLEADGDPTVIFYTAPLKDEGRYDVGIPVKGESEGDGKVRIVTIPGHTVIFTEYSEAREEAYRKLIKYVEENRLDVIGAPREILHGDVREIQFPVVL
- the pscS gene encoding O-phospho-L-seryl-tRNA:Cys-tRNA synthase, producing the protein MECADYGLTRKLERDNLNLNPLQRGGVLPAAARKALHEFGDGYSVCDYCDGRLDQVTRPAINCFLDDLADFTGSDAVRTVHGAREGKFAVMHALCERGDTVVVDGNAHYTTHLAAERNGLEIVEVPSTGHPSYEVTPEAYREVLEETIDRVEVKLAVLTHVDGNYGNLTDARGVADVCRKLGVPLLLNCAYSMGRLPVNLRELGVDFVVGSGHKSMAASGPIGVLGMKSEWEDTVLRRSGRHEKKELELLGCTSRGAPLATLMASLPYVRERVSRWDGEVKKTRYLVSELEDIGGIEQLGVRPKEHDLVRFETPVFHEIAASHPRKGFFLYEELKKRGIVGIRRGQTKWFKCSIYGMTEEQVQYVVDSFRDIVEENR
- a CDS encoding NTPase, whose protein sequence is MKILITGRPGSGKSTMVGRLRDYLEGMGFSVGGIITPEVRVGGSRWGFEVVDIASGRRGLLASVETEGPRIGRYGVNVGVMDELAVPAIRRAMLEDDCIIIDEIGPMELKSREFRRTVDEVLSSDVLLIAAVHRKTLQSIKKREDIRVFVVDPEKRDRVYLRIIDLLGDYHGMR
- a CDS encoding radical SAM protein, whose translation is MSLKDALHHYLSVRDGRTDASFMVAARTPASFHETSGMSELWREHERIEKGIECSGACERSFLDLKIEIAERILGECSLCPWRCGVNRHREQGHCGVMEPRVASEFLHYGEEAPLVPSHTIFFSGCTLRCVFCQNWDISQNPSAGRHIEVDELAALIEERRRMGAANVNFVGGDPTPALPYILRVLSRVSISVPVVWNSNMYMTRESLRLIMGAADLYLTDFKFGNSECAERLAGAGNYFEVVSRNHLMIAGEDMIIRHLVLPGHLECCTKPIISWVAENLGTDTVMNIMGQYRPLYRASAYPEINRPLYIEELEEARRWALSEGLENLI